The Deltaproteobacteria bacterium genomic interval GATTGAGACGTGTCTTGCCATTGTTGGAATTGCGTCGGCGATGCTGAGACCGCCTGTCGCCTTTCTTTTCACGAAGCTGCCGCTGTTGCTGGCTGAGGTTGAGACTCATATAAATGTGTTGCTGGGGATTGCCGAAGCCCATTTTGCGAAAAAAATGAAGCGCCGGCAGATTGTCAGCTTCCGTGTCCACCAGAAGCATACGAACACCGTTTTCGAGCATTACCTCTTTGAAATATTGAAACAGCTTCTCGGCGATCCCCTGTCTGTGCAGCTCAGGGTCTATGCCCAGCCAGACAAGGTGGCCGTATTTCCAGGCAGACTGGCTCTTGCTCACCGTAGTTCCGAGAGCAAAACCCACTATCTGGCTGTTGAGTTCTGCAACCAGGCATAACTCGGGATCGCGCTGGAACAAAGTGACAACCTCGAATTCATCCCAGTTGCGATACAGATTGGGCACATCCCGTGCGGTAAATAGTTTCTCTCCCAGATGGAAGACTTCAGCCAGGTCGTCTATCTCCATCTCCCTCATACTGAGATGAGGACGCCTCCTCTTGTGATGAGAATCTTCCTCTTCCATAAACTTCTCTCACTTTGCCTAATTCAGGCAGCCAAACACTATCTTGCCTATTGACTTTGACTTTACTCAGATCTGCATAATTATTATCTTGTCTCGCTTGC includes:
- a CDS encoding GNAT family N-acetyltransferase, whose product is MEEEDSHHKRRRPHLSMREMEIDDLAEVFHLGEKLFTARDVPNLYRNWDEFEVVTLFQRDPELCLVAELNSQIVGFALGTTVSKSQSAWKYGHLVWLGIDPELHRQGIAEKLFQYFKEVMLENGVRMLLVDTEADNLPALHFFRKMGFGNPQQHIYMSLNLSQQQRQLREKKGDRRSQHRRRNSNNGKTRLNRASTSS